Within the Cystobacter fuscus DSM 2262 genome, the region CTAGGCGGGGGCCGCATTCCTTCCGTATAGGATGCCCCCCGATGCGAACGCGCAGGCCCCTGGCCATCTTCGATGCACTCGCCTCGCTGGCCACCGCCTTCAAGGACATCTTCCCCGGCAGCATCACGTCCACCCTGTCGGCGGACGAGCTCGCCGCCCATGTCGAGGCGCTGGGCACCCGCGCGGCCCTCAAGCCCAAGGTGATTCCGCTCGACGAGACGCGGCTGGGCGCCCTGCTCTACTTCGATGATCAGCCCACCCCCCAGGCCGGCCTGCTCATCGACCTGCGGCGCCCGGTGCGCACCAGCGACAGCCACTTCGCCCGCTCCTTCTGCCGCGTCTTCAACGACGACCTGAACCGCGTCTCCGCCGCCCTGCCCCTCAACGAGCACTGGGCCTCGCTCGAGCAGACCCGTCTGCGCCGCGCCGTCGCGCGCTTCCTCAACTACCGGCCCCAGCAGATGTCCAGTTGGATCCGCGCCGTGGAGGACTCCATGGCCCTCACCTACGAGGGCCGCGCCGTGCGCCACTGCCTCATCGTCGCGCGCAAGGCGCCCAAGCTCGTGCAGAAGCTGCAGAACAAGTTCATCCCCCTGCCGGGCGGCATCTCCATCGAGAACGCGCTGCTGCGCGAGAAGTGGATCCGCACCGTCGTGGACGGCCGCCGCGTCGCCCTGCTCGGCAGCATGCACTCCGGCAGCATCATCGGCTTCATCTCGCTCGCGGAGATGGATCGCCAGGAGGCCGCGCTGCGCTACGCCCCCCACGAGACGCTCCTGCCCGTGCAGGCCGTGCTGTCCCACTCGCCCCATGACGTCGCGCTCGTGGCCTCGCCCCAGGGAGATCTCTTCATCCTCAGTGGCAAGGGCTCCGTCTTCCAGAAGACCCACGGCCACTGGCGCGTGCTGGACTACGCGGCCCTGCACGAGCGCATCTCCATGCGCTTTCGCGAGGACGTCGTCACCGGCGTGCTCCGCGCCGCCATCGATCTGGCCTTCGAGCGCACCGGCGCCCTCTTCTGCCTGCTCGAATCGCGCGAGGATCTCACCGACTTCATCCCCGACCATGGCCACCCGCTCGCCGCCAACTCCCACCTGCGCCGCTCCCTGCGCGGGCAGAACATCGCCGTCTGGGCACAGCGCCAGGTCATCACCGCCGCGGCCACCACCGACGGCGCCGTCGTGCTCGACGCGGACGGCAGCATCCTCGACATCGCCTGCATGATCTCCAGTCCCAAGGAGATCGCCCGCCTGGGGGTGCGCGAGCCCAGCATGCCCGGAGCCCGGGCGCTCGCCGCCTGGCGCGCGAGCTTCCGCGGCGTGGCCCTCAACGTCTCCGAGGACGGCCCCATCACCGTCTACGAGCGGGGCGCCGTCATCGGCCGCATCGGCTGACGCCCCTCCGCCGGGCTCCCGGGCGAGCGCTCCCGCCCGCCCTCCGGCATCCCCCGCGCCGCTCCAGGTCCTCGGGTAGGCTGCCGGCCCCCGGGCCCGCGCGCCCGGCCCTTCCAGGAGTCCACGTGAAGTCCTTCCTCATGGTCGCGGTGGGAGCTGCCCTCTGGGGCTGTTGGTCCCTCTTCCTGCGGCCCGCGGGCCTGTCCGGCACCCAGAGCGCCTTCCTCTCGCTGGTGTTCATGTCGCTGCCGGCCCCCTTCGTGCTGAGCCGCGGGGCCTGGCGCGACCGGCGCGCCACGCTCGCGCTCGGGGTGCTCGCGCTGTGCGACGCCGCCAACGCCGCCCTCTTCTTCGCCGCCGTGCAGCGCGGCCCCGTCGCCGTCGCCGTGCTCACCCACTACCTCGCCCCCCTGCTCATCGCGCTCGCCGCCCCGTGGGTGTTGCGCGAGCGCCGCTCCCCCCGGGCCCTGCTCGGCGCCCCCCTCACCCTGCTGGGCCTCGCGCTCCTGCTGGGCACGCCCCGCGGCGGCCTCGCCGACCCCCAGACAGCCCTGCTCGGCGGCGCCAGCGCCCTCTTCTTCGCGGCCAACGTGCTCTCCATCAAGGAGGCCTCGCGCGCCTTCTCGCCCCTGGCCATCAACTCGCTGCACGCCCCCCTGTCGGCGCTCGTGCTCCTGCTCGTCTTCGGGCGCGACGCCCTTCCCCCCGCCCTGGATGGGCGCCTGCTGTGGGTGGGGGCAGGCGCCATCCTGTGTGGCATCGTGGGCAACTCCGTCTTCTCCGCCGGGCTCAAGGGCGTGCCCGCCGCCGCCGGCTCGGCCCTCACCTACCTGGAGCCGCTGACAGCCGCCCTGGTGGGCTGGGCGGTATTCGCCGAACCGCTCGGTCCCTCCGGGCTCGTGGGGGGCCTCATCGTCCTGGGCACCGGCGTCTGGGTGGCCCGGGCACCCCGTGCTCCCGCCCCGTCCGTCGAGGTGGCGCCGAGCGGGGGATGCACATAAATGGAAGCCGTCCCAAATCCCCGCTTGCGCTCGGGGCCGGGGGAATGGTCCTCTTTTCCCTTCCTTCCACGCCAGTCCGTCTTGCCCCCACGGAAGCAGTACCCGTATGGAACCTTCCATCGACAGCCGTGAGTATCGCGTCGTCTTCTTCTGCCCGACCTCGAGCGCCCAGCTCGAGCACATCGAGGCACCCGTGCGCCGGGTGCTCACGCGCATCTCCGCCCCGCCCGCCGAGCTCGCGCCGCTCGAGGCCGCGGGCACGCTGGGCGAGGCCGGCTGGCGCGTCTACCTCGTGCGCTCCATGACCGAGCGCTCCGCCGCGCACGCCCTCGCCGCCCACGTCACCGAGGCGGCCGCCGCCATCTCCACCGAGCTGGACACCGAGGTGCTCGGGCTCTACGTGGACGTGGGCAGCGACTCGGCGCGCATCTGCCGGTGCATGCCCGAGGAGAACCCCGAGACGTTCAGCGGCCAGCGCCGCAACGTGTTGGATCGCACCGCGGAGTGGTTGGACATCAACCCCGCCCACCTCTCGGCCCTCTTCCAGCTCGCCCTGGACGCCGACGAGGAGGTGGACGCGGAGGACCGTTTCGTGGAGACGAAGCTGCGCGAGGCTCGCGCCTTCATGCAGCGCTACCGCCAGAGCCGATGAGGTCCAGTACCCCGGCGGACCTCGCCGGCCGCTGTCCGGGCTGCTACCTGCCGTGTGCCCTGTGTCTGTGCGCCGAGGTGCCGCGGGTGGACACCCGCACCGGGGTGCTCGTCATCCG harbors:
- a CDS encoding DMT family transporter, which translates into the protein MKSFLMVAVGAALWGCWSLFLRPAGLSGTQSAFLSLVFMSLPAPFVLSRGAWRDRRATLALGVLALCDAANAALFFAAVQRGPVAVAVLTHYLAPLLIALAAPWVLRERRSPRALLGAPLTLLGLALLLGTPRGGLADPQTALLGGASALFFAANVLSIKEASRAFSPLAINSLHAPLSALVLLLVFGRDALPPALDGRLLWVGAGAILCGIVGNSVFSAGLKGVPAAAGSALTYLEPLTAALVGWAVFAEPLGPSGLVGGLIVLGTGVWVARAPRAPAPSVEVAPSGGCT